The Leptospira johnsonii genome window below encodes:
- a CDS encoding LA_2478/LA_2722/LA_4182 family protein encodes MLSVTQMKFISILVFSVFILSCRKGPSLSKDEVKELSQNYIKELCKKNLECSAQYLETLPSGEQSAAKSGFSSLDQCMAEQSNQSILTDDYERITDQQIEKIKRCMDDLLKTPCSEMEQAGGIPSCRDLFPDGG; translated from the coding sequence ATGCTTTCAGTAACCCAAATGAAATTCATCTCTATACTAGTATTTTCGGTCTTTATTCTTTCATGTAGAAAGGGACCATCCTTATCGAAAGATGAAGTGAAGGAACTCAGCCAAAATTATATTAAAGAGTTGTGTAAAAAGAATTTAGAATGTTCTGCCCAGTATCTGGAGACACTTCCTTCCGGAGAACAGAGTGCTGCAAAGTCCGGATTTTCTTCCCTGGACCAGTGTATGGCAGAACAAAGTAACCAGTCCATTCTTACCGACGATTACGAAAGAATTACCGATCAGCAGATCGAAAAAATCAAAAGATGTATGGACGATCTTCTCAAGACTCCTTGTTCCGAAATGGAGCAGGCGGGCGGGATCCCATCTTGCAGGGATTTGTTTCCGGACGGCGGCTGA
- a CDS encoding MBOAT family O-acyltransferase: MLFNSLHYLIFAPVVILVYFLVPSRFQKLWLLVTSLYFYAVFRVPFILLLIYSIAITYFCTLWMDKSESRFGKLFFLNIAIWGNLSLLYFFKYLDFSFTVWNTILGLVPCEPYYAYPSGILLPMGISFFTLQAIAYAVDVYHKKVKRAESLFQFGLFLSFFPQLVAGPIIRAQDMLHQFLDTYTFKKENLLPGIRQLAWGLFKKTFVADPIAAVIDPVFADPLHYGWFSLAVTGSLYIIQMYCDFSGYSDVAIGTGRIMGFHIPINFRQPFLSQTVSEFWRRWHISFSSWLKEYVYIFLGGNKKGISRTYINLFLTTFVSGIWHGADWNFVVWGFVHASLMVIERFAFSFERIKNYWDKIPSTIKVAYPFTIFGISMYFFRARPVEGIGNSVQVGWAMVSRMFSGAEGDFLSVPLSVLATVFILMFGDYLMEKETPWAKKLFENRIWVYGISGILISICFILYSVTVSAPFLYFQF, encoded by the coding sequence TTGCTCTTTAATTCCCTTCATTATTTAATTTTTGCGCCCGTAGTCATCTTAGTTTATTTTCTGGTACCTTCCAGATTCCAAAAACTTTGGTTATTAGTCACAAGTTTATATTTTTATGCGGTTTTTCGCGTTCCGTTCATCTTATTACTGATCTACTCCATTGCGATCACATATTTTTGCACGCTCTGGATGGATAAGTCTGAGTCCAGATTCGGAAAATTATTTTTCCTGAATATAGCCATCTGGGGAAACCTCTCGCTTCTTTACTTCTTTAAGTATCTGGATTTTTCTTTTACGGTTTGGAATACGATCCTAGGGCTTGTGCCTTGTGAGCCTTACTATGCGTATCCATCCGGTATCCTGTTGCCTATGGGGATTTCCTTTTTTACATTGCAGGCGATCGCTTACGCGGTGGATGTATATCATAAAAAAGTAAAACGAGCGGAGAGCTTATTCCAATTCGGATTATTCTTAAGTTTCTTTCCACAATTGGTGGCTGGACCTATCATCCGCGCCCAGGATATGCTCCATCAATTTCTGGACACATATACATTCAAAAAAGAAAATTTACTTCCGGGGATCAGACAACTTGCCTGGGGACTTTTCAAAAAAACATTCGTAGCAGATCCTATCGCGGCAGTTATCGATCCGGTATTTGCGGATCCTCTCCATTACGGTTGGTTTTCTTTAGCGGTCACAGGTTCCTTATACATCATACAAATGTACTGCGACTTTTCCGGATATTCGGATGTAGCTATCGGAACCGGAAGGATCATGGGATTCCATATCCCAATCAACTTTAGACAGCCGTTCCTTTCTCAAACAGTTTCCGAGTTCTGGAGACGTTGGCATATTTCATTCAGTTCTTGGTTGAAAGAATACGTATATATCTTCTTAGGCGGAAACAAAAAAGGTATTTCCAGAACTTATATAAACTTATTTCTCACAACATTTGTGAGCGGGATATGGCATGGAGCCGATTGGAATTTTGTTGTCTGGGGATTCGTACACGCAAGTTTAATGGTGATCGAAAGATTCGCATTCTCTTTCGAAAGGATCAAAAACTATTGGGACAAGATCCCAAGCACTATCAAAGTAGCGTATCCATTCACCATCTTCGGGATTTCCATGTATTTCTTCCGAGCAAGACCTGTCGAAGGGATCGGTAACAGTGTCCAAGTAGGTTGGGCCATGGTAAGCAGAATGTTCTCTGGAGCCGAAGGTGATTTCTTATCCGTACCGTTATCCGTTCTTGCCACTGTATTCATCCTAATGTTCGGAGATTATCTGATGGAAAAAGAAACTCCTTGGGCAAAAAAACTTTTCGAGAATCGTATCTGGGTCTATGGGATTTCCGGCATACTGATCTCTATCTGTTTTATCTTATATAGTGTGACTGTAAGCGCGCCTTTCTTGTATTTCCAATTTTAG
- a CDS encoding tetratricopeptide repeat protein — MKYIIVSLSILFFAGNLAADFPLPIPEQAEGNFSSRGTSPDEPLPPIDASSVVTEQRSEQVGSELVSENSTIVSEEQKSLETKPTVSEPVKEKKTKLPNLTEKKDKKNGKKKEVADPSRAAYERGLLRLRNGQKDAAKEEFGKAAATEGTSSSQAKLELSKLENAKAPEASVEGPAEDDSRWKTSLETARSLRAQGKNSEAESILLRTATEGEGEYRSRALLQLGDMLFRMGRYSDARSYLMDFWNRFGKTFPNAEDTASREFKRQREEKELGAYLLFKSSYKAGEGEWAKRFLKKYLDKSVSESQGVYSPLRTEMESFAKSDL, encoded by the coding sequence ATGAAATACATTATCGTTTCTTTAAGTATTTTATTCTTTGCAGGAAATTTGGCTGCGGATTTTCCTCTGCCTATCCCGGAACAGGCAGAAGGAAATTTTTCCTCCAGGGGAACTTCTCCGGATGAACCGCTTCCTCCCATTGATGCGAGCTCAGTAGTCACAGAACAAAGATCAGAACAAGTTGGATCGGAACTGGTTTCAGAAAATTCTACTATAGTCAGCGAAGAGCAAAAGAGCCTAGAGACAAAACCGACCGTTTCAGAGCCTGTAAAAGAGAAGAAGACAAAACTTCCAAATCTTACAGAAAAAAAAGATAAAAAGAACGGCAAGAAGAAGGAAGTAGCAGATCCGAGTCGTGCCGCTTATGAAAGAGGACTTTTACGTCTTAGGAACGGACAAAAAGATGCTGCCAAAGAAGAATTTGGTAAAGCGGCTGCGACGGAAGGAACATCAAGTTCCCAAGCAAAATTAGAATTATCTAAATTAGAAAATGCAAAGGCCCCAGAAGCTAGCGTAGAAGGTCCGGCGGAAGATGATTCCAGATGGAAAACTTCTCTGGAAACAGCAAGATCGCTCCGGGCTCAGGGTAAAAATTCAGAAGCAGAGTCGATCCTTCTTAGGACCGCAACGGAAGGAGAAGGGGAATACAGATCCAGGGCTTTATTGCAATTAGGTGATATGCTTTTCAGGATGGGAAGGTATTCCGACGCTCGCAGTTATCTCATGGATTTTTGGAATCGTTTCGGTAAAACTTTTCCGAATGCGGAAGATACCGCCTCCAGAGAATTCAAAAGACAAAGAGAAGAAAAGGAATTAGGAGCTTATTTACTCTTTAAATCCAGCTATAAGGCAGGAGAAGGGGAATGGGCAAAAAGGTTCTTGAAAAAGTATTTGGATAAATCTGTTTCCGAATCCCAAGGAGTATATTCCCCCCTGAGAACGGAAATGGAATCTTTCGCGAAAAGCGATCTTTAA
- a CDS encoding DUF342 domain-containing protein: MSDSIRNYTESLIKDLEENENGFFKVENLDGLAYLTLFPAGKKGKDVEYREILKRLDVFKISGVSEEEIKRILKSKDSEPHLIGKWPGKPEASSLDLKISEDKMTVYGILHPPKFGGKLLTRDEILSQLQSYGIVFGIIEESVLKLSQAEDYGKRILVAQGESPIPGKDGDIRILFQHPGMPTLEEDEFGRVDFKNIQIIQSVKKNQKLAEKVSPSPGKPGKNTKGEVLPFEEGKIAEWKLGPNVKISEDGNLVQSLIDGRPLIDRFGTIRVDEVCLLENVDFSTGNINFPGTIIVEESIADGFTLETDGSIIVKKSVGKVYLKAKGDIVLSGGFMGRNGGMIESGSDIYAKFVEQGKIIAKNSIFIEEAAMHSELIAGESVVVRGGRGEIIGGQAVAGKMITCTKLGAIVETRTVLSCGMPPELLSELEDLKNEIRKNQDILKKVDTSIQKLSDDSQRRSLSPEEKDSLPKLQSIRQKYSSVLENLFAQEQSAILSFDPDKNSFVEVEREIFPGVEVNLGRNKKFSVKLKEIPGPSFLYLGADGQIAHSKVKPKRLGLLQEESSDSESSAD; encoded by the coding sequence ATGAGCGACTCGATCCGCAATTATACAGAATCCCTAATAAAAGATCTAGAAGAGAACGAAAACGGATTTTTCAAAGTAGAAAATCTGGACGGGCTCGCCTATCTCACCCTCTTTCCAGCAGGAAAGAAGGGGAAGGACGTAGAATATCGTGAAATTCTAAAACGATTGGATGTTTTTAAAATTTCGGGAGTCTCTGAAGAAGAAATCAAACGGATCTTAAAATCAAAAGACTCCGAACCGCATCTGATCGGGAAATGGCCCGGCAAACCGGAAGCCTCCAGCCTGGATCTAAAAATTTCAGAAGATAAAATGACTGTCTACGGGATCCTTCATCCTCCAAAATTCGGCGGAAAATTATTAACCAGGGATGAGATCCTTTCCCAACTGCAATCCTACGGGATCGTTTTCGGAATTATAGAAGAATCAGTACTCAAACTTTCCCAAGCGGAAGATTACGGAAAAAGAATCTTAGTTGCCCAAGGCGAATCTCCTATCCCGGGAAAGGATGGAGACATACGTATCTTATTCCAACACCCGGGCATGCCTACGCTTGAAGAAGACGAATTCGGAAGAGTGGACTTTAAGAATATACAGATCATCCAAAGTGTTAAGAAAAACCAGAAACTTGCTGAAAAAGTTTCTCCTTCTCCCGGCAAGCCAGGCAAAAACACAAAAGGAGAAGTACTTCCATTTGAAGAAGGCAAAATTGCCGAATGGAAACTGGGGCCTAACGTTAAAATTTCCGAAGATGGAAATTTAGTGCAATCTCTGATAGACGGCCGACCTCTAATAGATCGTTTTGGCACCATTCGAGTGGACGAGGTCTGTTTACTGGAGAATGTAGACTTCTCCACTGGAAATATCAACTTTCCCGGTACGATCATAGTAGAAGAATCCATCGCAGACGGTTTTACTCTGGAGACTGACGGATCCATCATAGTGAAAAAGTCCGTCGGTAAAGTTTACCTAAAAGCAAAAGGAGATATCGTTCTTTCCGGAGGATTTATGGGAAGGAACGGTGGGATGATAGAATCAGGCTCCGACATCTACGCAAAATTCGTAGAGCAAGGAAAGATCATCGCCAAAAATTCTATCTTTATCGAAGAAGCTGCAATGCATTCGGAGCTGATCGCGGGTGAATCCGTAGTAGTCAGAGGAGGAAGAGGAGAAATTATAGGGGGTCAAGCTGTTGCAGGAAAAATGATCACCTGCACTAAGTTAGGTGCCATTGTGGAAACCAGGACCGTACTAAGCTGCGGTATGCCGCCGGAACTTCTTTCGGAATTAGAAGATCTAAAGAACGAAATCCGTAAAAACCAAGATATATTAAAAAAAGTAGATACTAGTATCCAAAAATTAAGCGACGATTCCCAAAGAAGAAGCCTTAGCCCGGAAGAAAAAGACAGCTTACCTAAACTACAATCAATCCGTCAAAAATACAGTTCCGTCTTGGAAAATCTATTTGCTCAGGAACAATCCGCCATTCTATCCTTCGATCCTGATAAAAATTCCTTTGTGGAAGTGGAGAGAGAAATTTTCCCGGGAGTAGAAGTAAATCTGGGTAGAAATAAAAAGTTCAGCGTAAAATTAAAAGAGATCCCGGGTCCTTCTTTCCTATACTTGGGAGCAGATGGACAGATCGCACATTCTAAGGTAAAACCGAAACGATTGGGACTTTTACAGGAAGAATCTTCGGATTCCGAATCTTCTGCGGATTAA
- the xerD gene encoding site-specific tyrosine recombinase XerD translates to MTSSHKNLLQNFQEYLSVEKGLSDNSIYSYGYDLNKFKNFLEKEHLDFLEVQANDIVRFLNEERNRKISAKTIAREVVAIRQFYKFLKDEKKLDSNPTEKIETPEVMRSIPDYLTQEEIEELFTVIKEDNLYELRDKCIFELLYSSGLRISEACNLRLTDMDMSGMTLTVEGKGGRQRLVPFGEKSLDILNRYLKQSRPYILKNRNCDYLFVSKKGSFINRKSVWRLLNHYIKRTSIKKKVTPHTLRHSFATHLLENHADLKSVQELLGHIDISTTQIYTHMANKTLKEVHKKFHPRG, encoded by the coding sequence GTGACATCTTCTCATAAGAATCTACTCCAAAATTTTCAAGAATACCTCTCGGTTGAGAAGGGTCTGAGCGACAATTCCATTTACTCGTACGGATACGATCTGAACAAGTTTAAGAACTTCCTCGAAAAAGAACATCTGGACTTCTTGGAAGTCCAAGCGAACGACATAGTTCGTTTCTTGAACGAGGAAAGGAATCGTAAAATTTCCGCAAAGACGATCGCTCGCGAAGTGGTTGCAATTCGCCAATTTTATAAATTTCTAAAAGACGAAAAGAAGCTGGATTCCAATCCGACGGAGAAGATCGAAACTCCGGAAGTGATGAGATCCATCCCAGATTATCTGACTCAAGAAGAGATCGAAGAATTGTTCACTGTGATCAAAGAGGATAATCTCTACGAACTCAGAGACAAATGTATTTTCGAACTTCTGTATTCTTCCGGACTTAGGATCTCGGAAGCATGTAATCTGAGACTGACCGACATGGATATGTCTGGAATGACCCTGACCGTAGAAGGTAAGGGCGGACGCCAAAGACTAGTTCCTTTCGGTGAGAAGTCATTGGATATTCTGAACCGTTACTTGAAACAGAGCAGACCTTATATTCTGAAAAACAGAAATTGTGATTATCTTTTCGTTTCCAAAAAAGGATCTTTTATCAACAGAAAATCGGTTTGGAGACTTCTAAACCATTATATCAAAAGGACCAGTATCAAGAAAAAAGTGACTCCACATACTTTGAGACACTCTTTCGCGACACATCTTTTGGAAAACCACGCAGATCTAAAATCGGTTCAGGAACTATTGGGACATATCGATATTTCCACCACACAGATCTATACTCATATGGCGAATAAAACTCTGAAGGAAGTTCATAAGAAATTCCATCCTAGAGGATAA
- a CDS encoding chemotaxis protein CheX: MQIRAELVNPFLEAATIVFRDILQTDLIRGKIGIKDTPETNLELAIIIGVLGTFNGEVIYGLNYDAAYKISKKLMPGMSDDDIKNEYKDILGEIANMTTGNAMNIFATAGQSIEITAPNIVDAKNETIKIPKKQALGISLFSKFGKLEVNVALT; encoded by the coding sequence ATGCAAATCCGCGCCGAGTTAGTAAACCCTTTCCTGGAAGCAGCCACAATCGTTTTCCGGGATATATTACAGACCGACCTGATCCGTGGAAAGATCGGGATCAAAGATACTCCGGAAACCAATCTGGAACTCGCGATCATCATCGGAGTTTTAGGAACGTTCAACGGAGAAGTGATCTACGGTCTGAACTACGACGCGGCTTATAAGATTTCCAAAAAGCTGATGCCAGGCATGAGCGACGACGATATCAAGAACGAATACAAGGACATCTTGGGTGAGATCGCAAACATGACAACAGGTAACGCGATGAATATTTTCGCAACCGCAGGTCAGTCGATTGAGATTACCGCTCCGAATATCGTAGATGCAAAAAACGAAACGATCAAGATCCCTAAAAAACAAGCTCTTGGGATCAGCCTATTTTCCAAATTCGGAAAATTAGAAGTAAACGTAGCCTTAACTTAA
- a CDS encoding tetratricopeptide repeat protein, with protein sequence MEMRQKFRYAIILLMSQIALNCDSSGELASKAREKEAQGNTAEALYYYDLALRENPENFTANKNLGILLAESGEAPGSAALYLEKALKKDPKNPEILLYLLEIYLLAGSKDETETILRGFSESWDKDRESLARFLSSCILDSKKNVSERKRFIENRIPESNPASKRLFAVCEKKLYEETSGK encoded by the coding sequence ATGGAAATGAGACAGAAGTTCCGATACGCCATAATTTTGCTTATGTCCCAAATTGCTTTGAATTGCGATTCCTCGGGGGAGTTAGCGAGCAAGGCTAGAGAAAAAGAAGCTCAAGGTAACACTGCAGAGGCTTTGTATTATTACGATTTAGCACTTAGAGAAAATCCTGAAAATTTTACGGCGAATAAAAATTTAGGAATTCTTTTAGCGGAAAGCGGAGAAGCACCCGGATCGGCTGCTTTGTATCTAGAAAAAGCTCTCAAAAAGGATCCTAAAAATCCGGAGATACTTCTTTATCTGTTGGAAATTTATTTATTAGCAGGGTCCAAAGACGAAACTGAAACCATTTTGAGAGGATTTTCGGAAAGTTGGGACAAAGACAGAGAGAGTTTGGCCAGGTTCCTAAGTTCCTGCATCTTAGATTCCAAGAAGAATGTTTCGGAAAGGAAACGGTTTATAGAAAATCGGATCCCTGAATCCAATCCCGCTTCCAAAAGACTCTTTGCGGTTTGCGAGAAAAAACTCTACGAGGAAACTTCGGGTAAATGA
- a CDS encoding LA_2490 family SGNH/GDSL-type esterase: protein MDFAKKSFFGLVFLILIFLGTEAGLVLLRSPSLQYYRDLKLIHSFHPDYYVALEPGQSKYVSHFAGKWEGQFSINSLGLRGKEEPIPGKPKLLCLGDSLVMGFGVGDSDTFCQLLDGIELKGEARQALNLGVDAYGSRGSYYRLKDISSKLDNVKEVLFFISPNDFDMPEVLAKKGILPDDQTDAIREKDSNYARNFKLQFILTRISYTLQALKLAYEQIQVTFAVTKLSVCKELDSAGFYRCRLLDGDEVSTGPKKPSGNVVSYFESSFFRTVKRSNCDSDITPTSAVFGAMCPEPIPSHVTCTDSAPSLETLPSLPELTQEYYQKMIDLAKERGFKLVPVILPIQIEEIYCYNNGKYHPLENYATRASAFFEKRGVKVLRFKKETASMCGFDQNGKKFGILDHYIPEDGHFTKRGNIWAADSLKAKLKETDLAL from the coding sequence ATGGATTTCGCCAAAAAATCGTTTTTCGGCCTAGTTTTTTTGATACTGATCTTCCTCGGAACCGAAGCCGGTTTGGTTCTATTACGCAGTCCTTCTCTCCAATATTATAGAGATCTCAAACTTATCCATAGTTTTCATCCGGATTACTACGTGGCCTTGGAGCCTGGCCAATCCAAATATGTCAGTCATTTTGCTGGAAAATGGGAAGGTCAGTTCAGTATCAATTCACTCGGCCTCCGAGGAAAGGAAGAACCTATCCCTGGAAAACCGAAACTTCTCTGCTTGGGAGATAGTTTGGTGATGGGATTCGGAGTAGGCGACTCGGACACATTCTGCCAACTCTTGGACGGGATAGAATTAAAGGGAGAAGCAAGACAAGCTTTGAATCTAGGAGTCGACGCTTACGGATCCAGAGGTTCTTATTATAGACTCAAAGATATTTCATCCAAACTGGATAACGTAAAAGAAGTTCTATTCTTTATTTCTCCTAACGATTTCGATATGCCGGAAGTGCTTGCAAAAAAAGGAATATTGCCTGACGACCAAACGGACGCAATCAGAGAAAAAGATTCGAATTATGCCAGAAATTTTAAATTACAATTTATTTTAACAAGAATTTCTTATACACTCCAAGCACTCAAACTCGCCTACGAGCAGATCCAAGTCACATTTGCGGTCACCAAACTTTCAGTATGTAAAGAGCTGGATTCCGCAGGATTTTATAGATGCAGACTTTTGGACGGGGACGAAGTTTCCACCGGACCTAAAAAGCCTTCCGGAAATGTAGTTTCTTATTTTGAATCTTCCTTTTTTCGAACTGTGAAAAGATCGAACTGTGATTCGGATATCACACCAACTTCTGCAGTATTCGGGGCAATGTGTCCTGAACCAATCCCTTCTCATGTGACATGCACGGATTCAGCCCCTTCTTTAGAAACTCTTCCTTCCTTGCCGGAGCTTACACAAGAATATTATCAAAAGATGATAGATCTTGCCAAGGAAAGAGGATTCAAACTGGTTCCGGTCATTCTTCCTATCCAAATAGAAGAGATCTATTGTTATAATAATGGAAAATACCATCCTTTAGAAAATTATGCGACTCGCGCATCGGCATTCTTCGAAAAGCGCGGAGTGAAAGTTTTACGTTTCAAAAAAGAAACCGCTTCCATGTGTGGTTTTGATCAAAACGGTAAAAAATTTGGGATCTTAGATCATTATATTCCGGAAGACGGGCATTTTACTAAAAGAGGAAATATTTGGGCGGCGGATTCTCTCAAAGCCAAATTGAAGGAGACAGATCTTGCTCTTTAA
- a CDS encoding LIC_11485 family protein gives MALNPFSILTNIRVSIDQVLGNLPPKVVKTIGTAALSLAVLVAVVLAWFSFQKGLELAGEEDQAKELDRKALFLEDIEREYNRKRKDVRWSDPSYSDAGSSSLDIERYSLDKPKMEPSSPKPELEESDTIRNSKMKDGDSRVFFPTENERPAREDLAPSDKGSDSPRLEPSVKQPNRELPTEKEESRLSRPPRKEQRPRGE, from the coding sequence ATGGCACTCAACCCATTCTCCATCCTAACCAATATCAGGGTATCGATAGACCAGGTTCTGGGAAATCTTCCCCCAAAAGTGGTAAAGACGATTGGAACGGCGGCTCTCAGCTTGGCTGTCCTAGTCGCGGTCGTTCTCGCCTGGTTCAGTTTCCAAAAAGGTTTGGAATTGGCGGGAGAAGAAGACCAGGCCAAAGAACTGGATCGTAAGGCATTATTTTTAGAAGATATTGAAAGAGAATACAACCGGAAAAGAAAGGATGTAAGATGGAGCGATCCTTCTTATTCAGATGCGGGAAGTTCTTCTTTGGATATCGAAAGATATTCTTTGGACAAACCGAAGATGGAACCTTCTTCCCCTAAACCTGAATTGGAAGAGTCGGACACGATCCGTAATTCTAAAATGAAGGATGGAGATTCCAGGGTTTTCTTTCCCACAGAAAACGAAAGACCTGCTCGAGAGGATTTAGCTCCGAGCGACAAAGGATCCGATTCTCCTCGTTTGGAACCGAGCGTAAAACAACCTAATAGAGAACTTCCTACAGAAAAGGAAGAGTCCAGACTCAGTCGTCCGCCTAGAAAAGAACAAAGACCTAGGGGAGAATGA
- a CDS encoding ATP-binding protein: MAEIKKTDYSNQFRIQVPSHPRYVSVARNFVYNLARESGFSLYDAADLKLAVGECLLNVIKHAYLGKTNYPIFLEVTVLENRMEVRIRDFGVQKNISEIRGYDPGDYREEGIGLYLVRKLTDHFYIDQSGKGNRLILTKMK; encoded by the coding sequence TTGGCGGAGATTAAAAAAACCGATTATTCGAATCAGTTTCGGATACAAGTTCCTTCCCATCCGCGTTACGTGAGTGTAGCGCGGAATTTCGTTTATAACCTAGCAAGAGAATCCGGATTTTCCCTTTATGATGCTGCCGATCTTAAATTGGCAGTGGGGGAATGCCTTCTGAACGTGATCAAACACGCTTACCTAGGAAAAACGAATTATCCTATTTTTCTGGAAGTCACAGTGCTCGAGAATCGTATGGAAGTGCGTATTCGGGATTTCGGAGTTCAAAAAAATATTTCCGAAATTCGAGGATACGATCCCGGAGATTATAGAGAAGAAGGGATCGGACTATACCTGGTTCGAAAATTAACGGACCATTTTTATATAGACCAATCCGGGAAAGGGAATCGTCTGATTCTCACAAAAATGAAATAA
- a CDS encoding LA_2486 family SGNH/GDSL-type esterase: MRETAHSRKIRFQFLLYSIFIFLSLEVLLRLPYFPSVQFRLEDKKLHCLQTPKNLFSIPWMRLCPNQSLELYHPEKNIRYRVSTDSRGERLTSSNETRSWSSYRIDTPEVWILGDSVALGYLVSDQQTLPWAVHSIFQERKGQLGVRNLGVDALGSFGIQERLSEVLENSSPPLVAYWIYHISDFTDSYRELELQNSLKKRIFVRVSYLLSKYSAVFNTFKIIYEKYKPESRDNLVIPSSGAVLGPDHPHRKAAVSLFEFVKEKKIPLVLVFLPEPNEKYEPVVDSALVKEVRQIAIDSRIPVLDLQQPIYDLWKKNDKEIFIPKDGHPNPALYHFIAEELAKSTRQ; this comes from the coding sequence ATGAGAGAAACTGCCCATTCTAGAAAAATTCGTTTTCAGTTTTTATTATATTCTATTTTTATTTTTTTATCCTTAGAAGTTCTACTTCGACTTCCTTATTTCCCTTCCGTTCAATTCAGATTGGAAGATAAAAAACTACATTGCCTACAAACTCCGAAAAACCTGTTTTCCATTCCTTGGATGAGACTTTGCCCGAACCAAAGTTTAGAACTTTATCATCCGGAGAAAAATATTCGCTATCGTGTTTCTACGGATTCGAGAGGAGAAAGACTCACTTCTTCTAATGAAACCCGCAGTTGGAGCTCCTACAGGATAGATACTCCGGAAGTTTGGATTTTGGGAGACTCTGTGGCTTTGGGATATCTGGTTTCCGACCAACAAACCCTTCCTTGGGCTGTCCATTCGATTTTCCAAGAAAGGAAAGGTCAGTTAGGTGTCAGGAATTTGGGAGTGGATGCACTCGGAAGTTTCGGCATCCAGGAAAGACTATCCGAAGTTTTAGAAAATTCGTCCCCTCCTCTTGTTGCCTACTGGATCTATCATATTTCGGATTTTACCGATTCTTATAGAGAATTAGAATTACAGAATTCTCTAAAGAAGAGAATATTCGTCCGAGTTTCTTATCTTCTTTCTAAATACAGTGCAGTATTCAACACATTCAAAATTATTTATGAAAAGTACAAGCCCGAGTCTAGGGATAATTTAGTGATCCCTTCCAGCGGAGCTGTTTTAGGTCCGGATCATCCTCATAGAAAAGCGGCCGTTTCTTTGTTTGAATTTGTAAAAGAGAAGAAGATCCCACTTGTTCTGGTATTTCTTCCAGAACCGAACGAAAAATACGAGCCTGTAGTAGATTCCGCCTTAGTGAAGGAAGTCAGACAAATCGCAATCGATTCCAGAATTCCGGTGTTGGATCTCCAACAGCCAATCTATGATTTATGGAAAAAGAATGATAAAGAGATTTTTATTCCAAAAGACGGACATCCAAATCCTGCACTCTATCATTTTATCGCGGAAGAATTAGCAAAATCTACGCGGCAGTGA